The following DNA comes from Mesorhizobium sp. B2-1-8.
CAACAAGCCGAAGGCGCTGGAGTTTCTCAGGCTGCTGGACGCTGAACTGGGCAGCCGCGAATTCGCCGCCGGCGACAGCTATTCGATTGCCGATATCACCGGCATGATCGCGATCGACTTCATGAAGCCGGCACGCATCAAGGTGCCGGAGGAATGCACCAATGTGCTGCGTTGGCATCACGCCGTCTCCAGCCGGCCGAGTGCCGCCGCTTGAGCGTCGAACTGGACAGGTTCGCCGAGACGGTCCGCGCTTGCCGCATCTGCGTCGACGATCCCATCGGCAAGCCGCTGCCCCACGAGCCGCGTCCGGTGCTGCGACCATCCTCCAGCGCCCGCATACTGATCGCCAGCCAGGCCCCGGGAACCAAGGTGCACCTGTCGGGCATGCCCTTCACGGATGCGTCCGGCGACCGCCTGCGCAACTGGCTCGGTGTGACCAGCGACGAATTCTACGACATCGAGAAATTCGCCATCGTGCCGATGGGCTTCTGCTTTCCCGGACAGAATGCCAAGGGTAGCGACTTGCCGCCGAGGCGTGAGTGCGCCCCTGCCTGGCGCGCGCCCTTGATGGCGTCTATGCCGCAGATCGACCTGGTGCTGACGATCGGCATCTATGCGCAGACCTGGCACATGGGCGCGGCGCGGCGCGCCTCGCTGACGGAAACGGTGATGAACTGGCGCGCCATCTGGGAGAATTCTGTCGGCCCCAAAGTGCTGCCACTGCCACATCCATCCTGGCGCAACACTGGCTGGTTGAAGCAGAATCCGTGGTTTGAAACGGATTTGCTGCCTTTTCTGCGGTCGGAAATCCGCTATCGCCTCGGTTAGGCATTCAGCAAGAAACCACTCGCTTTCGGCATGGGTAGCAGAATTTCTTTCTTGTGAATGGCCCAAATAAAAGGGAATATAGCGAAACTATTCCACCAGGAGCCTCCGATGGACCGCCTTGACCGAAAAATTCTCCGCCTTCTGCAGGAGGACGCGACGCTCGCGGTCGCCGACGTTGCCAAGAAAGTCGGCCTGTCGACCACACCGTGCTGGCGGCGCATCCAGAAGCTGGAGGAGGAGGGCGTCATCAAGCGGCGCGTCGCCATTCTCGACCACGAAAAGGTCAATGTGCGTGTGACCGTCTTCGTGTCGATCCGCACCAATTCGCACAGCCATGAATGGCTGCGCCGGTTCTCCGAGGTCATCCAGGAATTTCCCGAGGTGGTCGAATTCTACCGCATGAGCGGCGACGTCGATTACCTCTTGCGCGTCGTGGTGCCCGACATCGCCGCCTACGACGCCTTCTACAAACGGCTGATCGCCAAGATCGAGATCCGTGACGTGTCGTCGTCCTTCGCCATGGAGCAGATCAAGTACACGACCGAAATCCCGCTCGACTACATGGTGCTGGACAAGGAGTCGGGCGCGAACGCCGCCTGATCCCGCCGGTCAATTTTTCTTCTTGTTGAGGAAACTCCAGGGCGAGTTCACCGGCAATACGACGGAGTCCGGAACCGTGTCGACGCCCACGACATCGGCCTTGCGCACGGTATAACCGGACTGGATGACGCTGGCGCCGTCGAGAATGAACAGCTGGCTTTTCTCCATGTCCGGCTTCAGGGCACCGGTAATGGCGACCGGCTGGTAGGCTTCCGACATCTTGTAGGGACGGGCAGGCGTGACCAGCACGATCTGGTTGGGAGGCGGCGTCGGCATGTGGCTGCAAGCACCCGTCCACGGCACCAGCAGGAACTGATAGACGAGGTCGCCGTCGCGGTCGACCGGCAATGCATAGCCGGCTAATTGTATCGTTTTGTCCTGCAGGGCAACCGACAGCGTCTCGCCATGATCCGGCAGTTTCGCCGCGATCATCGGCAGACCGGCGTCTTCGGCAACTGCCTGGGTTGCCGGACGCAGGTCCTTCCAGAAAATGTGCGTGGTCTCGGCCGAAGCACCTGCGGTGGAGAGAGCAAGCGCGGCCGCGAGCGCCAGGATCGAAGTGAAATGGTTCATGGCCGCGTCCTTTGCGGACAAGTAGAGACGCCGCTGTCGGTGGCGTCAATGCTCGAGCCACATCACATGTCGGCGAGAACCGGCCGCAGCACCCCTCGCCCTGTCAGATTTTTCTGGCGACGAGGCGTTCGTGCGTTTTGGCATGCGAAAGTTCTTTCACCGCATCCTTGCCGATCCAGCGTGCCGTCTTGTCGGTGGAGTTGGCAAGTCTGTTCGCCAGCGCAAGGGCAGGGCCATGCAAACTCATCGACCGTTTGCCGA
Coding sequences within:
- a CDS encoding uracil-DNA glycosylase family protein translates to MHQCAALASRRLQPAECRRLSVELDRFAETVRACRICVDDPIGKPLPHEPRPVLRPSSSARILIASQAPGTKVHLSGMPFTDASGDRLRNWLGVTSDEFYDIEKFAIVPMGFCFPGQNAKGSDLPPRRECAPAWRAPLMASMPQIDLVLTIGIYAQTWHMGAARRASLTETVMNWRAIWENSVGPKVLPLPHPSWRNTGWLKQNPWFETDLLPFLRSEIRYRLG
- a CDS encoding Lrp/AsnC family transcriptional regulator, producing the protein MDRLDRKILRLLQEDATLAVADVAKKVGLSTTPCWRRIQKLEEEGVIKRRVAILDHEKVNVRVTVFVSIRTNSHSHEWLRRFSEVIQEFPEVVEFYRMSGDVDYLLRVVVPDIAAYDAFYKRLIAKIEIRDVSSSFAMEQIKYTTEIPLDYMVLDKESGANAA
- a CDS encoding DUF3299 domain-containing protein, whose product is MNHFTSILALAAALALSTAGASAETTHIFWKDLRPATQAVAEDAGLPMIAAKLPDHGETLSVALQDKTIQLAGYALPVDRDGDLVYQFLLVPWTGACSHMPTPPPNQIVLVTPARPYKMSEAYQPVAITGALKPDMEKSQLFILDGASVIQSGYTVRKADVVGVDTVPDSVVLPVNSPWSFLNKKKN